In Cupriavidus taiwanensis, the following proteins share a genomic window:
- a CDS encoding CoA pyrophosphatase, with amino-acid sequence MRPAFDPESLPVIDTDLRNGALSAPRLQVDFIRHRFRAPPAWAPELTDESRVYDRSRGLRDAAVLVPLVERSDGLTVLLTQRNANLSAHAGQISFPGGRQESWDVNRIDTALRETEEEVGLERDYVEVLGALPDYITGTGFHVSPVVGLVRDGFTLRPDASEVADVFEVPLAFLMDPSHHERRLFRWVDGERMFYAMPYPRENGGQRFIWGATAGMLRNLYHLLAA; translated from the coding sequence ATGCGTCCCGCCTTCGATCCCGAATCCCTTCCCGTCATCGATACCGACCTGCGCAACGGCGCGTTGAGCGCGCCGCGCCTGCAGGTCGACTTTATCCGGCACCGCTTTCGCGCGCCGCCGGCGTGGGCGCCGGAGCTGACCGACGAGTCGCGGGTCTACGATCGCAGCCGCGGGCTGCGCGATGCCGCGGTGCTGGTGCCGCTGGTCGAGCGCAGCGATGGCCTGACGGTGCTGCTGACGCAGCGCAATGCCAATCTCAGCGCGCATGCCGGTCAGATCAGCTTTCCCGGCGGGCGGCAGGAGTCGTGGGACGTCAACCGCATCGACACCGCGCTGCGCGAGACGGAAGAAGAAGTCGGGCTGGAGCGCGACTATGTCGAGGTGCTGGGCGCGCTGCCGGATTACATCACCGGCACCGGCTTCCATGTGAGCCCGGTGGTGGGCCTGGTGCGCGATGGCTTCACGCTGCGGCCGGACGCCTCGGAAGTGGCCGATGTCTTTGAAGTGCCGCTGGCCTTTCTGATGGATCCGTCGCACCATGAGCGGCGCCTGTTCCGCTGGGTCGACGGCGAACGCATGTTCTACGCCATGCCCTATCCGCGCGAGAACGGCGGCCAGCGCTTTATCTGGGGCGCCACCGCCGGCATGCTGCGCAACCTCTACCACCTGCTCGCGGCCTGA
- a CDS encoding sulfurtransferase: MQIVNISAYKFVSLDDIETLRPAMRERCEAAGLKGTILLAPEGINMFLAGPRAAIDGFMAWLHADARFADIAPKESLSDHQPFKRMLVRAKKEIITMKMPLIRPEAGRAPSVRPVDLKRWLDQGHDDEGRPVVMLDTRNDFEVAVGTFEDAVEYDIAKFSEFPDAVAAHKADLAGKTVVSFCTGGIRCEKAAIHMQEVGIERVYQLEGGILKYFEEVGGSHYRGDCFVFDYRTALNPSLEPAGPKQCFACRAVVTPEQQQSPHYVVGKSCPHCIGGKDRAAA; the protein is encoded by the coding sequence ATGCAGATCGTCAATATTTCCGCTTACAAGTTTGTCTCGCTGGACGACATCGAGACCCTGCGTCCGGCCATGCGCGAGCGCTGCGAGGCGGCGGGCCTGAAGGGCACCATCCTGCTCGCGCCGGAAGGCATCAACATGTTCCTGGCCGGTCCGCGCGCAGCGATCGACGGCTTCATGGCGTGGCTGCATGCCGATGCGCGCTTTGCCGATATCGCGCCCAAGGAAAGCCTGTCGGACCACCAGCCCTTCAAGCGCATGCTGGTGCGCGCCAAGAAGGAAATCATCACCATGAAGATGCCGCTGATCCGCCCCGAGGCGGGCCGCGCGCCGTCGGTGCGGCCGGTGGACCTGAAGCGCTGGCTGGACCAGGGGCACGACGATGAAGGCCGTCCGGTGGTGATGCTCGATACCCGCAATGATTTCGAGGTGGCGGTCGGCACCTTCGAGGACGCGGTCGAGTACGACATCGCCAAGTTCAGCGAATTTCCCGACGCCGTCGCCGCGCACAAGGCAGACCTGGCAGGCAAGACCGTGGTCTCGTTCTGCACCGGCGGCATCCGCTGCGAGAAGGCCGCGATCCACATGCAGGAGGTCGGCATCGAGCGCGTCTACCAGCTCGAAGGCGGCATCCTGAAGTACTTCGAGGAAGTCGGCGGCAGCCACTATCGCGGCGACTGCTTCGTCTTCGACTACCGCACCGCGCTGAACCCCAGCCTGGAACCGGCCGGGCCGAAGCAGTGCTTTGCCTGCCGCGCCGTGGTCACGCCCGAACAGCAGCAAAGCCCGCACTATGTGGTCGGCAAGAGCTGCCCGCACTGCATCGGCGGCAAGGACCGGGCCGCCGCCTGA
- the dnaE gene encoding DNA polymerase III subunit alpha → MSAPRFVHLRLHSEYSVVDGIVRLDDAVKAAAADGMGALALTDLANAFGLIRYYKEARGKGVKPVVGADVWLTNAEDRDKPARLLLLVQDRRGYLNLCMLLSRAWLGNQHRGRAEIDPSWFLEPGEDDLPLATGLIALSGAMGGDIGMALANGNADGARRAAQHWASVFPQRFYIELQRAGHAGTDAYVQQAVQLAAELQLPVVATHPVQFMTPDDYTAHEARVCIAEGELLANPRRTRRFTTDQYFKTQDEMCALFADIPSALENAVEIARRCNLTLELGKPRLPLFPTPDGMSLDDYLVFMAKDGLEKRLAVLFPDEAVREAKRPEYYARLEFETGTIIKMGFPGYFLIVADFINWAKNNGVPVGPGRGSGAGSLVAYALGITDLDPLKYALLFERFLNPERVSMPDFDIDFCQHGRDRVITYVKEKYGKDAVSQIATFGTMAAKAAVRDVGRVLDLGYGFVDGIAKLIPFKPGKLVTIEEAKKEEPLLTERERNEEEVRQLLELAQRVEGMTRNVGMHAGGVLIAPGRLTDFCPLYTQGGQNDGMSGVVSQYDKDDVEAAGLVKFDFLGLTTLTILDWAERYIRRLDPSKADWNCSHIPLDDGPAFDILKTANTVAVFQLESRGMQGMLKDAKPDRFEDIIALVALYRPGPMDLIPSFCARKHGREKVEYPDPRVEPVLKETYGIMVYQEQVMQMAQIIGGYSLGGADLLRRAMGKKKPEEMAQHRVMFREGADKNGLSAQQADDIFDLMEKFAGYGFNKSHAAAYALLAYYTAWLKAHHPAEFMAANMSLAMDDTDKVKILYEDCKLNKIAVLPPDVNASEYRFAPTDPKTIRYGLGGIKGSGQGAIEDILRAREERPFTDLFDFCERVDRRQVNRRTIEALIRAGAFDSLNDNRAQLLASVPIAMEAAEQKAESANQVSLFDLMGDAGEAHRPELLDEPRWSPKRTLQEEKQALGYYFSGHLFDAYRDEVRRFNKGTLAGLEKEVQGNGGGFGRDVRGKTIAGVISGMRTQMTQRGKMLIVTLDDGTGLVEMTVFNEVFDANRQMFREDELLIATGNARHDTFTGGVRFTAESVMDLVAARVRFASAVRLSMNGNSSTGMLRELLMPHLARASGVQGLPVRIRYEAKSASCEAMLGPDWQVVPSDEALTALRQVLSADAVSTVYE, encoded by the coding sequence ATGTCCGCACCCCGCTTCGTCCACCTCCGCCTGCATTCCGAATACTCCGTCGTGGACGGCATTGTCCGCCTCGATGATGCCGTCAAGGCCGCCGCCGCCGATGGCATGGGCGCGCTCGCCCTGACCGACCTTGCCAACGCCTTCGGGCTGATCCGCTACTACAAGGAAGCGCGCGGCAAGGGCGTGAAGCCGGTGGTCGGCGCCGATGTGTGGCTGACCAACGCCGAGGACCGCGACAAGCCCGCGCGCCTGCTGCTGCTGGTGCAGGACCGGCGCGGCTACCTGAACCTGTGCATGCTGCTGTCGCGCGCGTGGCTGGGCAACCAGCATCGCGGCCGCGCCGAGATCGATCCGTCGTGGTTCCTGGAGCCGGGCGAGGACGACCTGCCGCTGGCCACCGGCCTGATTGCGCTGTCGGGCGCGATGGGCGGCGATATCGGCATGGCGCTGGCCAACGGCAATGCCGACGGCGCGCGCCGTGCCGCGCAGCACTGGGCCTCGGTGTTCCCGCAGCGCTTCTATATCGAACTGCAGCGCGCCGGCCACGCCGGCACCGATGCCTATGTGCAGCAGGCCGTGCAGCTTGCGGCCGAGCTGCAATTGCCGGTGGTTGCCACGCATCCGGTGCAGTTCATGACGCCGGACGACTACACCGCGCATGAAGCGCGCGTCTGCATCGCCGAGGGCGAACTGCTGGCCAACCCGCGCCGCACGCGGCGCTTCACCACCGACCAGTACTTCAAGACCCAGGACGAGATGTGCGCGCTGTTCGCGGACATTCCGTCGGCGCTGGAGAACGCGGTCGAGATCGCGCGCCGCTGCAACCTGACGCTGGAGCTGGGCAAGCCGCGCCTGCCGCTGTTCCCGACGCCGGACGGCATGTCGCTCGACGACTACCTCGTGTTCATGGCCAAGGACGGCCTCGAGAAGCGCCTCGCGGTGCTGTTCCCGGACGAGGCGGTGCGCGAGGCCAAGCGCCCGGAATACTACGCGCGGCTGGAGTTCGAGACCGGCACCATCATCAAGATGGGCTTCCCCGGCTACTTCCTGATCGTGGCGGACTTTATCAACTGGGCCAAGAACAACGGGGTGCCGGTGGGCCCGGGCCGCGGCTCGGGTGCAGGCTCGCTGGTCGCCTATGCGCTGGGCATTACCGATCTGGACCCGCTCAAGTACGCGCTGCTGTTCGAGCGTTTCCTGAACCCGGAACGGGTCTCGATGCCCGACTTCGACATCGACTTCTGCCAGCACGGCCGCGATCGCGTGATCACGTACGTGAAGGAAAAGTACGGCAAGGACGCGGTGTCGCAGATCGCCACCTTCGGCACCATGGCAGCCAAGGCCGCGGTGCGCGACGTGGGCCGCGTGCTCGACCTCGGCTACGGCTTCGTCGACGGCATCGCCAAGCTGATCCCGTTCAAGCCGGGCAAGCTGGTCACCATCGAAGAAGCCAAGAAGGAAGAGCCGCTGCTGACCGAGCGCGAGCGCAACGAGGAAGAAGTGCGCCAGCTGCTGGAGCTGGCGCAGCGCGTCGAGGGCATGACCCGCAACGTCGGCATGCACGCCGGCGGCGTGCTGATCGCGCCCGGCAGGCTGACCGACTTCTGTCCGCTGTACACGCAGGGCGGGCAGAACGACGGCATGAGCGGCGTGGTCAGCCAGTACGACAAGGACGACGTCGAGGCCGCCGGCCTGGTCAAGTTCGACTTTCTGGGCCTGACCACGCTGACCATCCTGGACTGGGCCGAGCGCTATATCCGCCGCCTGGACCCGAGCAAGGCCGACTGGAACTGCAGCCATATCCCGCTCGACGACGGCCCCGCCTTCGACATCCTCAAGACCGCCAACACGGTCGCCGTGTTCCAGCTGGAAAGCCGCGGCATGCAGGGCATGCTGAAGGATGCCAAGCCCGACCGCTTCGAGGACATCATCGCGCTGGTGGCGCTGTACCGGCCCGGCCCGATGGACCTGATTCCCAGCTTCTGTGCGCGCAAGCACGGCCGCGAGAAGGTGGAGTATCCCGATCCGCGCGTCGAACCCGTCCTGAAAGAGACCTACGGCATCATGGTCTACCAGGAGCAGGTGATGCAGATGGCGCAGATCATCGGCGGTTACTCGCTGGGCGGCGCCGACCTGCTGCGCCGCGCCATGGGCAAGAAGAAGCCCGAGGAAATGGCGCAGCACCGCGTCATGTTCCGCGAGGGCGCCGACAAGAACGGGCTGTCCGCGCAGCAGGCCGACGATATCTTCGACCTGATGGAGAAGTTCGCGGGCTACGGCTTCAACAAGTCGCACGCGGCCGCCTATGCACTGCTGGCGTACTACACCGCGTGGCTCAAGGCCCACCATCCGGCCGAATTCATGGCAGCCAACATGTCGCTGGCCATGGACGACACCGACAAGGTCAAGATCCTCTACGAGGACTGCAAGCTCAACAAGATCGCGGTGCTGCCGCCCGACGTCAACGCCAGCGAGTACCGCTTCGCGCCGACCGATCCGAAGACCATCCGCTACGGCCTCGGCGGCATCAAGGGCAGCGGGCAGGGCGCGATCGAGGACATCCTGCGCGCGCGCGAGGAGCGGCCCTTCACCGACCTGTTCGATTTCTGCGAGCGGGTCGACCGCCGCCAGGTCAACCGACGCACCATCGAGGCGCTGATCCGCGCCGGCGCCTTCGACAGCCTCAACGACAACCGCGCGCAGCTGCTCGCGTCGGTGCCGATTGCGATGGAAGCCGCCGAGCAGAAGGCAGAATCCGCCAACCAGGTGTCGCTGTTCGACCTGATGGGCGACGCCGGCGAGGCGCACCGCCCGGAGCTGCTCGACGAGCCGCGCTGGAGCCCCAAGCGCACGCTGCAGGAAGAGAAGCAGGCGCTCGGTTACTACTTCTCGGGCCACCTGTTCGACGCCTACCGCGACGAGGTACGCCGCTTCAACAAGGGCACGCTGGCCGGGCTGGAAAAGGAAGTGCAGGGCAACGGCGGCGGCTTCGGCCGCGACGTGCGCGGCAAGACCATCGCCGGCGTGATCAGCGGCATGCGCACACAGATGACCCAGCGCGGCAAGATGCTGATCGTCACGCTCGACGACGGCACCGGCCTGGTCGAGATGACCGTGTTCAACGAGGTCTTCGACGCCAACCGGCAGATGTTTCGCGAGGACGAACTGCTGATCGCCACGGGGAATGCGCGGCACGATACCTTCACCGGCGGCGTGCGCTTCACCGCCGAATCGGTGATGGACCTGGTCGCCGCGCGGGTGCGCTTTGCCAGCGCGGTGCGGCTGTCGATGAACGGCAATTCCTCGACCGGCATGCTGCGCGAGCTGCTGATGCCTCACCTGGCCCGTGCCAGCGGCGTGCAGGGCCTGCCGGTGCGGATCCGCTACGAGGCGAAGTCCGCCAGCTGCGAGGCCATGCTCGGTCCCGACTGGCAGGTAGTGCCGTCGGACGAGGCGCTGACCGCGCTGCGCCAGGTGCTGTCGGCGGATGCCGTCAGCACGGTCTACGAATAA
- a CDS encoding glycosyltransferase family 4 protein, translating to MKVGISCNRFGAGGGLERYALDISRAMAKRADTEVSVYARRFDAGVAASAGVAAHRIVVSWLPGKLRDRYFSWRLQGLRDAGEALIGCNRVRGSDIAICGGTHRGYLAARGTPARRSDQWQIDLESAQYAGAHRVVAHSALMRREVTELYGIAPERVELVYPPVDTQRFTPVDAAARAALRREFGFGDDEIVFLFPSSGHARKGFDLLADYFSRSDLPITLAVAGRPVGRTIPRVRELGYSSRIDALYRAADFTILASGYEPFGLVGVESVLCGTPLVFADNIACLEVIRPQAVHAFSRERSETLDHAIRAAVASVRSGQARLANPLALLDYDPGIEVHVDTLLRLAADARAARHAA from the coding sequence ATGAAAGTTGGCATCTCCTGCAATCGCTTCGGCGCCGGCGGCGGCCTGGAGCGCTACGCGCTCGACATCAGCCGGGCCATGGCGAAGCGCGCCGATACCGAAGTCTCGGTCTACGCGCGCCGCTTCGACGCCGGCGTGGCGGCGTCCGCCGGGGTTGCGGCGCATCGGATCGTGGTGTCGTGGCTGCCCGGCAAGCTGCGCGACCGCTATTTCTCGTGGCGGCTGCAGGGGCTGCGCGATGCCGGCGAAGCGCTGATCGGCTGCAACCGCGTGCGCGGTTCCGATATCGCCATCTGCGGCGGCACGCATCGCGGCTACCTCGCCGCGCGCGGCACGCCGGCGCGGCGCTCGGACCAGTGGCAGATCGACCTCGAAAGCGCGCAATATGCCGGCGCGCACCGCGTGGTGGCGCATTCCGCGCTGATGCGGCGCGAAGTGACCGAGCTGTACGGCATCGCGCCCGAGCGCGTCGAGCTTGTCTACCCGCCGGTCGACACGCAGCGCTTCACCCCGGTCGATGCCGCGGCGCGCGCGGCGCTGCGGCGCGAATTCGGCTTCGGCGACGACGAGATCGTGTTCCTGTTCCCGTCATCGGGCCATGCGCGCAAGGGCTTCGACCTGCTCGCCGATTATTTCTCCCGCTCGGACCTGCCGATCACGCTGGCCGTGGCCGGCCGCCCGGTCGGGCGCACCATCCCGCGCGTGCGCGAGCTGGGCTACAGCAGCCGCATCGACGCACTGTACCGCGCCGCCGACTTCACCATCCTGGCGTCGGGCTATGAGCCGTTCGGGCTGGTGGGGGTGGAATCGGTGCTGTGCGGCACGCCGCTGGTGTTTGCCGACAATATCGCCTGCCTGGAAGTGATCCGGCCGCAGGCGGTGCATGCGTTCTCGCGCGAGCGCAGCGAGACCCTGGACCATGCCATCCGCGCCGCGGTGGCGTCGGTGCGCAGCGGCCAGGCGCGGCTGGCGAACCCGCTGGCGCTGCTCGACTACGATCCGGGCATCGAGGTCCATGTCGACACCCTGCTGCGGCTCGCCGCCGACGCGCGCGCCGCCCGGCACGCCGCCTGA
- a CDS encoding glycosyltransferase family 2 protein: MKVSAVIITRNEAHNIGPCLESVSWCEEAIIVDWASTDDTVAIARAAGATVIQTDDWPGFGPQKNRAVQAASGDWILSLDADERVPPALRDEILKHLQQADARALALPRLSAFCGTFVRHAGWYPDYVTRVFRKGRGRFTDDLVHEHLKVDDPVTRLREPLVHYSYRSLSDVLRKIDSYSSAGAQQAYARGKRSSVASAAGHGLWAFVRTYLLKRGFLDGSAGFGVALMNAQASYYKYAKLAQLHAAAENKAAG; the protein is encoded by the coding sequence ATGAAAGTCTCCGCCGTCATCATTACCAGGAATGAAGCTCACAATATCGGGCCATGCCTTGAAAGCGTGTCCTGGTGCGAAGAGGCGATTATAGTGGATTGGGCCAGCACGGACGACACGGTGGCGATCGCGCGTGCCGCCGGCGCCACCGTGATCCAGACCGACGACTGGCCAGGTTTCGGCCCGCAGAAAAACCGCGCGGTCCAGGCCGCCAGCGGCGACTGGATCCTCAGCCTGGACGCCGATGAACGCGTCCCGCCGGCGCTGCGCGATGAAATCCTGAAGCACTTGCAGCAGGCAGACGCACGCGCGCTGGCGCTGCCGCGCCTGTCCGCTTTCTGCGGCACCTTCGTGCGCCACGCCGGCTGGTATCCGGACTACGTCACCCGCGTCTTCCGCAAGGGCCGCGGCCGCTTCACCGACGATCTGGTGCACGAGCACCTCAAGGTGGACGACCCGGTCACGCGGCTGCGCGAGCCGCTGGTGCACTACAGCTACCGCTCGCTGTCGGACGTGCTGCGCAAGATCGACAGCTATTCCAGCGCCGGCGCGCAGCAGGCCTACGCGCGCGGCAAGCGCAGCTCGGTTGCATCGGCGGCGGGCCACGGCCTGTGGGCGTTCGTGCGCACCTACCTGCTCAAGCGCGGCTTCCTCGACGGCAGCGCAGGCTTCGGCGTCGCGTTGATGAATGCGCAGGCCAGCTACTACAAGTACGCCAAGCTGGCGCAACTGCACGCCGCGGCCGAAAACAAGGCCGCCGGCTGA
- a CDS encoding glycosyltransferase family 25 protein: protein MIGAYVINLETAQARRERIAGQLTRLGVPFQVFAAVNGRALAEDEVARRYDAQAASTSYRPMSRGEIGCALSHLGVYRKMLEDGASLALVLEDDALLGDDVPAVLEALASQLDPARPEVVLLSHVDKFTRWGTRPLGQRRKLVRRYGEWWRAHGYVVTRAAAERLLAGLQPTWCAADYWSAFERRGLVTVRAVVPYCIGLTELAEASSLETHRADLDATDKARRSVGYYLRRYVYQRFLFQVFVRPFLRVARQKRPG from the coding sequence ATGATCGGCGCCTATGTGATCAACCTCGAAACCGCGCAGGCGCGCCGCGAGCGCATTGCCGGCCAGCTGACGCGCCTGGGCGTGCCGTTCCAGGTGTTTGCCGCCGTGAATGGACGCGCGCTGGCCGAGGACGAGGTCGCGCGCCGCTATGATGCGCAGGCCGCCAGCACCAGCTACCGCCCGATGAGCCGCGGAGAGATCGGCTGCGCGCTGAGCCATCTCGGGGTCTACCGCAAGATGCTAGAGGACGGCGCCAGCCTGGCGCTGGTGCTGGAAGACGATGCACTGCTGGGCGATGACGTGCCGGCGGTGCTCGAGGCGCTGGCGTCGCAGCTGGACCCTGCCCGACCGGAGGTCGTGCTGCTGTCGCATGTCGACAAATTCACCCGCTGGGGCACCAGGCCGCTCGGCCAACGACGCAAGCTGGTGCGCCGCTATGGCGAATGGTGGCGCGCGCATGGCTACGTCGTCACCCGCGCGGCCGCAGAGCGGCTGCTTGCCGGGCTGCAGCCGACCTGGTGCGCGGCCGACTACTGGTCCGCGTTCGAGCGGCGCGGACTAGTCACGGTGCGCGCCGTGGTCCCGTATTGCATCGGCCTGACCGAACTGGCCGAGGCCTCGTCGCTGGAAACGCATCGCGCCGACCTCGACGCCACCGACAAGGCGCGCCGCAGTGTCGGCTATTATCTGCGCCGCTATGTCTACCAGCGCTTCCTGTTCCAGGTCTTCGTCAGGCCCTTCCTGCGCGTCGCGCGCCAGAAGCGGCCGGGCTAG
- the msbA gene encoding lipid A export permease/ATP-binding protein MsbA, giving the protein MASRLWSYLRPELRIFIGAILAMAVVAASEGVIPKVVNDLLDKGFGGDYAGTLWHVPAILTGVALIRGVAQFASGYLLNLISNRVLLKMRLQMFERLLQAPASFYHRNTAASLINAVIFEVNQVLQILTSVFITLVRDSLTVVALLIYLFYTNWRLTLIVAVILPVIGYLMSKINRRLRKLNRDHQTYTNNAAYVVEEAVGGYKVVKLHGGEAYELRRFRTVAERLKNYSMRMAVAGGLNQPVTAFLAALALSVIITIAMVQAQANQTTVGGFTGFVMAMLLLISPLKHLTDINQPLTRGITAAEMIFRLIDEPVEPQDGGKPLARARGELAFEQVGFRYGEAPRAALEGIDLRVSPGEVVALVGPSGSGKTTLVNLVPRFFDPTSGRILLDGVPLTELALKDLRNQIAFVSQDVVLFNDTVAANVAYGAQPGSEIDMARVERALAAAYLTDTVKGLPEGVQTNIGDNGMKLSGGQRQRLAIARALYKDAPILILDEATSALDSESERQVQAALEELMKGRTTLVIAHRLSTIENADRIAVLDHGRVAETGSHAQLLAANGLYAGLHRIQFASQ; this is encoded by the coding sequence ATGGCCAGCCGGCTCTGGTCTTACCTGCGCCCCGAGCTGCGCATCTTCATCGGCGCCATCCTCGCGATGGCGGTGGTGGCCGCCAGCGAAGGGGTGATCCCCAAGGTCGTCAACGACCTGCTCGACAAGGGCTTCGGCGGCGACTATGCCGGCACGCTGTGGCATGTGCCGGCGATCCTGACCGGCGTGGCGCTGATCCGCGGCGTGGCGCAGTTTGCCTCGGGCTACCTGCTCAACCTGATCTCGAACCGCGTGCTGCTGAAGATGCGGCTGCAGATGTTCGAGCGCCTGCTGCAGGCGCCGGCGTCGTTCTACCACCGCAATACCGCGGCGTCGCTGATCAACGCGGTGATCTTCGAGGTCAACCAGGTGCTGCAGATCCTGACCAGCGTGTTCATCACGCTGGTGCGCGATTCGCTGACCGTGGTCGCGCTGCTGATCTACCTGTTCTACACCAACTGGCGCCTGACGCTGATCGTCGCGGTGATCCTGCCGGTGATCGGCTACCTGATGTCGAAGATCAACCGCCGGCTGCGCAAGCTCAACCGCGATCACCAGACCTATACCAACAACGCCGCCTACGTGGTCGAAGAGGCCGTGGGCGGCTACAAGGTGGTCAAGCTGCATGGCGGCGAGGCCTATGAACTGCGGCGCTTCCGCACCGTGGCCGAGCGGCTCAAGAATTACTCGATGCGGATGGCGGTGGCGGGCGGGCTGAACCAGCCGGTCACGGCGTTCCTGGCGGCGCTGGCGCTGTCGGTGATCATCACCATCGCCATGGTGCAGGCGCAGGCCAACCAGACCACGGTGGGCGGCTTTACCGGCTTCGTGATGGCGATGCTGCTGCTGATCTCGCCGCTCAAGCACCTGACCGACATCAACCAGCCGCTGACGCGCGGCATCACCGCCGCCGAGATGATCTTCCGGCTGATCGACGAACCGGTGGAGCCGCAGGACGGCGGCAAGCCGCTTGCCCGCGCCCGCGGCGAACTGGCCTTCGAGCAGGTCGGCTTCCGCTATGGCGAGGCGCCGCGCGCCGCGCTGGAAGGCATCGACCTGCGCGTCAGCCCGGGCGAGGTGGTGGCGCTGGTGGGCCCGTCGGGCAGCGGCAAGACCACGCTGGTCAACCTGGTGCCGCGCTTCTTCGATCCCACCTCGGGGCGCATCCTGCTCGACGGCGTGCCGCTGACCGAGCTGGCGCTCAAGGACCTGCGCAACCAGATCGCCTTTGTCAGCCAGGACGTGGTGCTGTTCAACGACACGGTCGCGGCCAATGTGGCCTATGGCGCGCAGCCCGGCAGCGAGATCGACATGGCCCGTGTCGAGCGCGCGCTGGCGGCAGCCTACCTGACCGACACCGTCAAGGGCCTGCCCGAGGGCGTGCAGACCAATATCGGCGACAACGGCATGAAGCTGTCCGGCGGCCAGCGCCAGCGCCTGGCGATCGCGCGCGCGCTGTACAAGGATGCGCCGATCCTGATCCTGGACGAGGCCACCTCGGCGCTGGACTCGGAATCGGAGCGGCAGGTGCAGGCGGCACTGGAGGAGCTGATGAAGGGCCGCACCACGCTGGTGATCGCGCACCGGCTGTCGACCATCGAGAATGCCGATCGCATCGCCGTGCTTGACCATGGCCGCGTCGCCGAGACCGGCAGCCACGCGCAGCTGCTGGCGGCCAATGGCCTGTACGCCGGCCTGCACCGGATCCAGTTCGCCAGCCAGTAG
- the waaC gene encoding lipopolysaccharide heptosyltransferase I: MKRILIVKLTSLGDMVFTQPLVADLQRAFPGVKIDWIADSYCADVPRWNPNIDRVIAAPLRGFKKARSWAGLREIFTALRALRREKYDAVLDVHGVYKSAIVTFLARTRRRYGLPVQELGESGARFAYNHVFQPFVEEDCARNRMRRAVSRALGYEMTREMDYGLKMPADTPAAAGKGPYAMLFHATSSEEKKWPVADWISVGSAISARGLRVLVPWGNDAERLEAETIAASVPGAEVMPRLSITGVAQMVGKASLVVGMDTGFVHIADALRRPTVILFTTTSRHLYGVDAPGRAVSLGGGGVVPQRAEVLAAIDEVMPQVTSTH; the protein is encoded by the coding sequence ATGAAACGCATTCTCATCGTCAAGCTGACTTCGCTCGGCGACATGGTGTTCACCCAGCCGCTGGTGGCTGACCTGCAGCGCGCCTTTCCCGGCGTCAAGATCGACTGGATCGCCGACTCCTACTGCGCCGACGTGCCGCGCTGGAACCCCAACATCGATCGCGTGATCGCCGCACCGCTGCGCGGCTTCAAGAAGGCGCGCAGCTGGGCCGGCCTGCGCGAGATCTTCACTGCCCTGCGCGCGTTGCGCCGCGAGAAGTACGATGCGGTGCTGGACGTTCACGGCGTCTACAAGAGCGCCATCGTCACCTTCCTCGCCCGCACCCGCCGTCGTTACGGCCTGCCGGTCCAGGAACTGGGCGAGAGCGGCGCGCGCTTCGCCTACAACCATGTGTTCCAGCCGTTCGTGGAAGAGGACTGCGCGCGCAACCGCATGCGCCGCGCCGTCAGCCGCGCGCTCGGCTACGAAATGACCCGCGAGATGGATTACGGCCTGAAAATGCCGGCCGACACGCCCGCTGCCGCCGGCAAGGGTCCCTATGCGATGCTGTTCCACGCCACTTCCAGCGAGGAAAAGAAGTGGCCGGTGGCCGACTGGATCAGCGTCGGCAGCGCCATCTCGGCGCGCGGCCTGCGCGTGCTGGTGCCCTGGGGCAATGACGCCGAGCGCCTGGAAGCCGAGACCATCGCCGCCAGCGTGCCCGGCGCCGAGGTGATGCCGCGCCTGAGCATCACCGGCGTGGCGCAGATGGTGGGCAAGGCGTCGCTGGTGGTCGGCATGGACACCGGCTTCGTGCATATTGCCGACGCGCTGCGCCGGCCCACGGTGATCCTGTTCACCACGACCTCGCGCCACCTGTATGGCGTCGATGCGCCCGGCCGCGCGGTGTCGCTGGGCGGCGGCGGCGTGGTGCCGCAACGGGCCGAAGTGCTGGCGGCCATCGACGAAGTGATGCCCCAGGTCACTTCGACCCATTGA